AGCCCCTTGGGATGCGCATTCAGATGCTCTCAGCCGTTCGATGCTCAGCGCAACTCACCGTCAATGATCATTATCATTCTTTTGCTCATTATCTCTtacggatcaaaatcctctatttttctcatccctgtttttccttgttttgttacctgcagaacacgacacgtggacaacagaggatccaacggtcaaggacagaggattattttccatcTCTTGCAAATGCTGCTAGCTCTCTAGCCTTCACAGCAGCCCTTTCTCGAGACTCTGCAACAGCCCTTTCTACAGCCGCTTGTTCGTGTCTAAGCCATACTTCTGCTTCAGCCCTTGCAAAAGCAGCTCGTTCTCGTGCTACCTTTTCCCTTGCAACACCATACACTACTGTTGAATTTATTGTTGCATTACAAACAATCAAAATTTTGCAAATTAACAGTGAGATTACCTccaaaaattgaattaattcATCAACAACATTTGTTGAGGAAGATGCCTTGTTCATGCTGGGTGAAGTTTCAGAAGATCTCCAGCGCACCCCTTCAGACACTCCCTTGTTCAGAAATTGGGTTTCAATTGGATCCTGAAAACAATGACCAGGAAGTGAATCATATGATCAAATTGGCTATTGGAATCAGTCAGAATCCGCCTGAATCTGAGAAGAAACGGTACTCACCGAAGCGTTAGGCCTCGGCATTGACTCTGCAGCTGCTGCCCTTTCTCGAGACGATGCAGCAGCTCCTTCAAAAGCCGCTCGTTCCCCTCTAGCCTCCACAGGAGCTCGCTCTGGTGCTTCCTTCTTCGTCGCAACAGTAGCTTCCCTCTCCCTGGCTTCTTCTgctgttctttcttctctttcccttgcCTCAATTTCTGCCCTTTCATCAGCTTCAGCTTGTGCCCTCTGAACAGCAGCCCATTGTGCTCGTTCACGCGCTTCGGCGATTACCCTTTCGACAACAGCCCTTTCAGCAGCTGCCCTCTCCCTGGCGTCTGCTGCTGCTGCCCTTTCACCAGCTTCAGCTTCCGCCCTCTGAACAGCAGCCCATTGTGCTGGTTCACGTGCTTCAGCTATTACCCTTTCAGCCGCTGCTCTGTTGCGTGCTTCTCTGCTCTCCATTTAATTAAAGGATGCTATAATAGTTAACAATCAAATGGGTacaaaattgatcaaaataGTTTAGTACTTCTCTTCgcgaagaaagaagaaagacttCCAATCCTCTCCCAATCTCAGGGGAGCCCAACCTCCGATATCTCGCCCTTGGAACCGAATCAACCGATCGAAATCCTCGATGACGATAACCGATCTGCTCGTAGTTTGTAAGAGAAGCATCTTCAGATCAGAAATCTTCAGATACTTTGGAAAGATCGGCGTCGTACAGGTCGTAACAGAGGAACTGGATCATGGCGGTTACGAAGCTCGATTTGTCGGTGCCTGACGCGTTTTTGGAGGAGATAGCAAGGATAGCGCAGCTTAATACAAGAGCTTCCGCTGAAGTTTCGtgaaaaatgatgaaacaaataaaaaatagagtCGTCTCTGGCACTCTCTCCGTTGAGGAATTTCCATGATTCCATCTGAACTTCCCTTTGAAAATTTGAGTAACTTTGTGGA
This genomic stretch from Macadamia integrifolia cultivar HAES 741 chromosome 2, SCU_Mint_v3, whole genome shotgun sequence harbors:
- the LOC122060768 gene encoding auxilin-related protein 2-like isoform X1, with product MESREARNRAAAERVIAEAREPAQWAAVQRAEAEAGERAAAADARERAAAERAVVERVIAEARERAQWAAVQRAQAEADERAEIEAREREERTAEEAREREATVATKKEAPERAPVEARGERAAFEGAAASSRERAAAAESMPRPNASDPIETQFLNKGVSEGVRWRSSETSPSMNKASSSTNVVDELIQFLEVISLLICKILIVCNATINSTVVYGVAREKVARERAAFARAEAEVWLRHEQAAVERAVAESRERAAVKARELAAFARDNEQKNDNDH
- the LOC122060768 gene encoding auxilin-related protein 2-like isoform X2; protein product: MESREARNRAAAERVIAEAREPAQWAAVQRAEAEAGERAAAADARERAAAERAVVERVIAEARERAQWAAVQRAQAEADERAEIEAREREERTAEEAREREATVATKKEAPERAPVEARGERAAFEGAAASSRERAAAAESMPRPNASDPIETQFLNKGVSEGVRWRSSETSPSMNKASSSTNVVDELIQFLEVARERAAFARAEAEVWLRHEQAAVERAVAESRERAAVKARELAAFARDNEQKNDNDH